A window of the Loxodonta africana isolate mLoxAfr1 chromosome 3, mLoxAfr1.hap2, whole genome shotgun sequence genome harbors these coding sequences:
- the LOC135230637 gene encoding olfactory receptor 7G1-like: MEPRNQTGVSEFFLLGLAEDPELQPLLYNIFLFVYLVTILGNLLIILAISYDFHLHTPMYFFLSNLSFTDICLSTTTVPKMLVNINTQRNSITYTGCLTQVCAAIIFGGFENFLLGIMAYDRYVAICHPLRYTVIMNPHFLGLLVILSLFISIMNALVHSLMLLRLSFCTDLEIPHFFCEVVQVLKLACSNTLINNIILYFMSSIFGGIPFSGIIFSYTQIVSSILRMPSAVGKYKAFSTCGSHLTVVFLFYGTGFGVYISSAFTHSSRKTTVASVMYIVVPQMMNPFIYSLRNRDMKGAVRKITGRILYF; encoded by the coding sequence ATGGAACCCAGAAACCAAACAGGAGTTTCAGAGTTCTTTCTCCTGGGACTGGCAGAGGATCCAGAACTGCAGCCCCTTCTCTACAACATCTTTCTGTTCGTGTATCTGGTCACCATCCTGGGAAACCTGCTCATCATCCTGGCTATCAGCTATGATTTCCACCTCCatacccccatgtacttctttctctccaatcTGTCCTTTACCGACATCTGTTTAAGTACAACCACAGTCCCGAAGATGTTAGTGAACATCAATACACAGAGAAACTCTATCACTTACACTGGCTGCCTCACCCAGGTATGTGCTGCCATAATTTTTGGAGGTTTTGAAAATTTTCTCCTTGGaataatggcctatgaccgctatgtggctatTTGTCATCCACTGAGGTACACAGTCATCATGAACCCCCACTTCCTTGGTCTGCTGGTCATACTCTCTTTGTTCATTAGCATCATGAATGCCCTGGTCCATAGTCTGATGTTGCTGAGACTGTCCTTCTGCACAGACCTGGAAATCCCccacttcttctgtgaagttGTTCAGGTCCTCAAGCTCGCCTGTTCCAATACCCTCATCAATAACATCATACTATATTTTATGTCTAGCATATTTGGTGGTATTCCTTTCTCTGGGATTATTTTTTCTTACACTCAAATTGTTTCCTCCATCCTGAGAATGCCATCAGCTGTTGGAAAGTATAAAGCTTTTTCCACCTGTGGTTCTCACCTCACAGTTGTTTTCTTGTTCTATGGGACAGGATTTGGAGTGTACATTAGTTCAGCATTTACACACTCTTCCAGGAAGACAACAGTAGCCTCCGTGATGTACATTGTGGTCCCTCAAATGATGAATCCTTTTATCTATAGCCTGAGGAACAGGGACATGAAG